A genomic segment from Thamnophis elegans isolate rThaEle1 chromosome 3, rThaEle1.pri, whole genome shotgun sequence encodes:
- the CORO2A gene encoding coronin-2A, with the protein MTVTKMSWNPQYRSSKFRHVYGKAASKENCYDNVPITHSVYDNQFCAVNPRFIAVVTECAGGGAFLVIPISQTGKLDPHYPRICGHKGHVLDIKWNPFDDFVIASCSEDNTVKVWNIPQHLLTKSITDPHKDLLGHSRRVGLIEWHPTASNILFSTGYDYKVMIWNLDTKEHTIQTPVRTIDFHTDVILSMSFNTDGSLLATVCRDRKIRIIDPRAGTICQEASSKSHRVNKVVFLGNLKKLLTTGTSSWNNRQIALWDQDDLSVPLHEEDVDGSSGLLFPFYDTDTHMLYVLSKGDGNIRYYEINVEKPYLYYLTEYRSPLPQKGIGVMPKRGLDVCACEIFRFYKLIPVKSLIEPISMIVPRRSESYQEDIYPMTAGVQPSLTARDWLNGTNKGPVLMSLRPGSVILNSLPPFLEKEIAMEATKPAPRRDRVTDITEKLNEIQEKWGTRKIEERQEQNRRMKLSNGVDTYECPPPKTENELLQMFYRQQEEIRRLREVLIQRDIQIKQLQLEIKNLHVDSRRF; encoded by the exons ATGTCATGGAATCCTCAGTATCGGAGTTCTAAATTTCGCCACGTTTATGGCAAGGCCGCCAGTAAAGAGAACTGCTATGACAACGTGCCCATCACCCACAGTGTCTATGACAACCAGTTTTGTGCTGTCAATCCCCGTTTTATTGCCGTGGTGACCGAATGTGCAGGTGGAGGCGCCTTTCTTGTTATACCAATCAGTCAA ACAGGAAAACTTGACCCGCATTATCCTCGCATCTGTGGGCATAAAGGACATGTATTAGATATCAAATGGAACCCCTTTGATGACTTTGTAATAGCATCCTGTTCGGAAGATAACACA GTTAAGGTCTGGAATATCCCTCAGCATTTGCTAACCAAAAGCATCACAGATCCCCATAAGGACCTTCTTGGCCATTCCAGAAGAGTGGGGCTTATTGAATGGCACCCAACTGCAAGTAACATCCTCTTCAGCACTGGTTATGATTACAAA GTCATGATCTGGAACCTTGATACCAAAGAACATACAATTCAGACGCCAGTAAGGACAATCGACTTCCATACAGATGTCATCCTTTCCATGTCATTCAACACGGATGGAAGCCTCTTAGCCACGGTCTGCAGGGACAGGAAAATAAGGATCATTGACCCGCGAGCAGGAACTATCTGTCAG GAAGCAAGCAGCAAATCTCACCGAGTGAATAAAGTTGTGTTTCTAGGAAACCTGAAAAAGCTGCTCACCACAGGGACATCCAGCTGGAATAATAGGCAGATTGCCTTGTGGGATCAG GATGATCTTTCTGTGCCTTTACATGAGGAAGATGTGGATGGGTCGTCGGGCCTCTTGTTTCCTTTCTATGATACAGACACACATATGTTGTATGTCTTAAGCAAG GGAGATGGGAACATCAGGTACTATGAGATAAATGTGGAGAAACCATACCTATATTACCTGACTGAATATCGTTCCCCTTTGCCTCAGAAAGGAATTG GTGTGATGCCCAAGAGGGGCCTCGATGTCTGTGCCTGCGAGATCTTCCGGTTTTATAAACTGATTCCAGTCAAAAGCCTGATTGAACCCATTTCTATGATTGTACCCCGACGG TCTGAATCGTACCAGGAAGACATCTATCCAATGACAGCTGGGGTACAGCCATCATTGACAGCACGAGACTGGCTGAATGGCACTAATAAAG GTCCTGTCTTGATGTCTTTGAGGCCAGGTTCTGTGATCTTGAATTCTTTACCACCATTTCTTGAAAAGGAGATTGCCATGGAAGCAACTAAGCCTGCCCCGCGTCGGGACAGAGTGACTGATATCACCGAAAAGTTGAATGAGATCCAAGAGAAATGGGGGACCAGGAAAATAGAGGAAAGACAAGAGCAAAACAGACGAATGAAGTTATCTAATGGTGTTGATACCTATGAATGTCCTCCACCTAAAACAGAAAATGAG CTGCTACAGATGTTTTATCGACAGCAAGAAGAAATTCGGCGGCTCCGTGAAGTGCTGATCCAGCGGGATATTCAGATCAAACAGTTACAGCTGGAAATCAAAAACCTGCATGTGGATTCTCGCCGATTCTGA